From the Heliangelus exortis chromosome 14, bHelExo1.hap1, whole genome shotgun sequence genome, one window contains:
- the COMMD5 gene encoding COMM domain-containing protein 5 isoform X2 produces the protein MAAALGHGQAESGGGRGGGGFLGPRVPAEVEAMARVVQDVGKETFRRLLKVTVNALEGKDCRESVQLIAESSNLSGEQLAFLISGMYTLLREALRLPLSTFKQEVFKEDLRELRRPAPEGTALIQRCRLPSVQDFRWRVDVAISTSSLARALQPSILMMMKLSDGTAHRFEVPLAKFQELRYNIALILKEMNDLEKRSILKIQD, from the exons ATGGCGGCTGCGCTGGGGCACGGGCAGGCGGAGAGCGGCGGGGGACGCGGCGGAGGCGGCTTCCTGGGGCCCCGGGTACCGGCTGAGGTGGAAGCCATGGCCCGGGTTGTGCAGGATGTGGGCAAGGAGACCTTCCGGCGGCTCCTCAAAG TCACTGTTAATGCATTGGAAGGAAAGGACTGCAGGGAATCTGTCCAGCTGATTGCAGAAAGCAGTAACCTCTCAGGAGAGCAGCTTGCTTTCCTCATTTCTGGCATGTACACCCTTCTCCGAGAAGCACTGAGGCTCCCCTTATCAACTTTCAAACAAGAA GTTTTTAAGGAAGACCTAAGAGAGCTCAG GCGTCCTGCTCCGGAAGGCACAGCTCTGATACAAAGATGTAGACTGCCAAGTGTCCAGGACTTCAGGTGGAGAGTGGATGTAGCTATATCCACAAG CTCACTGGCCCGTGCACTTCAGCCATCCATTTTAATGATGATGAAGCTTTCAGATGGGACAGCTCATCGCTTTGAA GTGCCCCTTGCGAAGTTTCAAGAACTGAGATACAATATTGCCCTTATACTGAAGGAAATGAAtgatctggagaaaaggagcatACTGAAGATCCAAGACTGA
- the COMMD5 gene encoding COMM domain-containing protein 5 isoform X1: MAAALGHGQAESGGGRGGGGFLGPRVPAEVEAMARVVQDVGKETFRRLLKVTVNALEGKDCRESVQLIAESSNLSGEQLAFLISGMYTLLREALRLPLSTFKQEVFKEDLRELRIPEDFILDFSSIVFGNRRPAPEGTALIQRCRLPSVQDFRWRVDVAISTSSLARALQPSILMMMKLSDGTAHRFEVPLAKFQELRYNIALILKEMNDLEKRSILKIQD; encoded by the exons ATGGCGGCTGCGCTGGGGCACGGGCAGGCGGAGAGCGGCGGGGGACGCGGCGGAGGCGGCTTCCTGGGGCCCCGGGTACCGGCTGAGGTGGAAGCCATGGCCCGGGTTGTGCAGGATGTGGGCAAGGAGACCTTCCGGCGGCTCCTCAAAG TCACTGTTAATGCATTGGAAGGAAAGGACTGCAGGGAATCTGTCCAGCTGATTGCAGAAAGCAGTAACCTCTCAGGAGAGCAGCTTGCTTTCCTCATTTCTGGCATGTACACCCTTCTCCGAGAAGCACTGAGGCTCCCCTTATCAACTTTCAAACAAGAA GTTTTTAAGGAAGACCTAAGAGAGCTCAG GATACCAGAAGATTTCATCCTGGACTTTTCCAGTATAGTCTTTGGTAACAG GCGTCCTGCTCCGGAAGGCACAGCTCTGATACAAAGATGTAGACTGCCAAGTGTCCAGGACTTCAGGTGGAGAGTGGATGTAGCTATATCCACAAG CTCACTGGCCCGTGCACTTCAGCCATCCATTTTAATGATGATGAAGCTTTCAGATGGGACAGCTCATCGCTTTGAA GTGCCCCTTGCGAAGTTTCAAGAACTGAGATACAATATTGCCCTTATACTGAAGGAAATGAAtgatctggagaaaaggagcatACTGAAGATCCAAGACTGA